The following are encoded together in the Xanthomonas sacchari genome:
- a CDS encoding Tex family protein: protein MHDTQLAQQIANTIAAEIGAQPAQARAAIALLDEGASVPFIARYRKEVTGGLDDTQLRNLEVRLTYLRELEERRAAVLASIAEQGKLSDELRAEIVAADTKSRLEDLYLPYKPKRRTRAQIAREAGLEPLADGLLADPALVPETFAAGFVDADKGVADVKAALEGARAILMERWGEDAALVGELRSWLGEVGVIRARVAEGKEQEGAKYRDYFDHAEALAKIPSHRLLALFRARREEIVYLELDPGADAEAGHQYAEGRVALRAGIANQGRPGDRWLLDACRLTWRAKLHMHLLLDLFNQAREKAEAEAIAVFGDNLQDLMLAAPAGPRVTLGLDPGIRTGCKVAVVDATGKLLATDTIYPHEPRRQWDQSLHTLRQLCTQHGVELIAIGNGTASRETDKLAADLIKQNPQLKLEKIVVSEAGASVYSASEFAAKEFPQLDVSLRGAVSIARRLQDPLAELVKIEPKAIGVGQYQHDVDQYRLARALDARVEDCVNAVGVYVNTASAALLSRVSGLSPSVAENIVRHRDDNGPFKRRKDLLKVPRLGEKTFEQCAGFLRIADGEEPLDASAVHPEAYPVVERIVGATGKPIKALIGDGGFLRGLKPDQFTDEKFGLPTVRDILKELEKPGRDPRPEFKAARFADGVEDIKDLKPGMVLEGVVSNVAAFGAFVDIGVHQDGLVHISALSDSYVKDPRDVVKAGDIVKVKVLEVDVARKRIALTRRLDDTPAPARPADRDTGARGAGGPPRRERDGRGAPGGGNTKPRPAAAAPVNSALADAFARAKRG, encoded by the coding sequence ATGCACGACACTCAGCTCGCCCAGCAGATCGCCAACACCATCGCCGCCGAGATCGGCGCGCAGCCGGCGCAGGCGCGCGCCGCCATCGCCCTGCTCGACGAGGGCGCCAGCGTCCCGTTCATCGCGCGCTACCGCAAGGAAGTGACCGGCGGGCTCGACGACACCCAGTTGCGCAATCTCGAAGTGCGCCTGACCTACCTGCGCGAGCTGGAAGAGCGCCGCGCCGCGGTGCTGGCCAGCATCGCCGAACAGGGCAAGCTCAGCGACGAACTGCGCGCGGAGATCGTCGCCGCCGACACCAAGTCGCGGCTGGAAGACCTGTACCTGCCGTACAAGCCCAAGCGCCGTACCCGTGCGCAGATCGCCCGCGAGGCCGGGCTGGAGCCGCTGGCCGACGGCCTGCTGGCCGATCCGGCGCTGGTGCCGGAGACTTTCGCCGCCGGCTTCGTCGATGCCGACAAGGGCGTGGCCGACGTCAAGGCCGCGCTGGAGGGTGCGCGCGCGATCCTGATGGAGCGCTGGGGCGAGGATGCCGCGCTGGTCGGCGAGCTGCGCAGCTGGCTGGGCGAGGTCGGGGTGATCCGCGCCCGCGTGGCCGAAGGCAAGGAGCAGGAAGGCGCCAAGTACCGCGACTACTTCGACCACGCCGAAGCGCTGGCCAAGATACCCTCGCATCGGCTGCTGGCGCTGTTCCGCGCGCGCCGCGAGGAGATCGTGTATCTGGAGCTGGATCCCGGCGCCGATGCGGAGGCCGGCCACCAGTACGCCGAGGGCCGCGTGGCGCTGCGCGCCGGCATCGCCAACCAGGGCCGCCCCGGCGACCGCTGGTTGCTGGATGCGTGCCGCCTGACCTGGCGCGCCAAGCTGCACATGCACCTGCTGCTGGACCTGTTCAACCAGGCGCGAGAAAAGGCCGAGGCCGAGGCGATCGCGGTGTTCGGCGACAACTTGCAGGACCTGATGCTGGCGGCGCCGGCCGGGCCGCGGGTGACCCTGGGCCTGGATCCCGGCATCCGCACCGGCTGCAAGGTGGCGGTAGTCGACGCCACCGGCAAGCTGCTGGCCACCGACACCATCTATCCGCACGAGCCGCGCAGGCAGTGGGACCAGTCGCTGCACACGCTGCGGCAGCTGTGCACGCAGCATGGCGTGGAACTGATCGCGATCGGCAACGGCACCGCCAGCCGCGAGACCGACAAGCTGGCCGCGGACCTGATCAAGCAGAATCCGCAGCTGAAGCTGGAGAAGATCGTGGTCAGCGAGGCCGGCGCCTCGGTGTATTCGGCCTCCGAATTCGCCGCCAAGGAATTCCCGCAGCTCGACGTGTCGCTGCGCGGTGCGGTGTCGATCGCGCGGCGCCTGCAGGATCCGCTGGCGGAACTGGTCAAGATCGAGCCGAAGGCGATCGGTGTGGGCCAGTACCAGCACGACGTCGACCAGTACCGCCTGGCGCGGGCGCTGGACGCGCGGGTGGAGGACTGCGTGAACGCGGTCGGCGTGTACGTCAACACGGCCTCGGCGGCGCTGCTGTCGCGCGTGTCCGGGCTGTCGCCGAGCGTGGCCGAGAACATCGTGCGCCATCGCGACGACAACGGCCCGTTCAAGCGCCGCAAGGATCTGCTCAAGGTGCCGCGGTTGGGCGAGAAGACCTTCGAGCAGTGCGCCGGCTTCCTGCGCATCGCCGATGGCGAGGAGCCGCTGGACGCCTCGGCGGTGCACCCGGAAGCCTACCCGGTGGTGGAGCGCATCGTCGGTGCCACCGGCAAGCCGATCAAGGCGCTGATCGGCGATGGCGGTTTCCTGCGCGGGCTCAAGCCGGACCAGTTCACCGACGAGAAATTCGGCCTGCCGACCGTGCGCGACATCCTCAAGGAACTGGAGAAGCCGGGCCGCGACCCGCGCCCGGAGTTCAAGGCGGCGCGTTTCGCCGACGGCGTGGAGGACATCAAGGACCTCAAGCCGGGCATGGTGCTGGAGGGCGTGGTCAGCAACGTCGCCGCCTTCGGCGCGTTCGTCGACATCGGCGTGCACCAGGACGGCCTGGTCCACATCTCCGCGCTCTCGGACAGCTACGTCAAGGATCCGCGCGACGTGGTCAAGGCCGGCGACATCGTCAAGGTCAAGGTGCTGGAGGTGGACGTGGCGCGCAAGCGCATCGCGCTGACCCGGCGCCTGGACGACACGCCGGCACCGGCGCGTCCCGCCGACCGCGACACTGGCGCGCGCGGTGCGGGCGGCCCGCCGCGGCGCGAACGCGACGGGCGCGGTGCCCCGGGCGGCGGCAACACCAAGCCGCGGCCGGCGGCCGCGGCGCCGGTCAACAGCGCGCTGGCCGACGCGTTCGCCCGCGCCAAGCGCGGCTGA